The genomic stretch GTCTTTTAAAAAGTGAATAAAAAAAAGCCCTCAAATTAAGAATCGGGAATATTTCACATAACCAATAGGTAAAAATATCGAGACTTAATTAaagttacaaaaaaaaaaaaaaaaaaaaaaaaaaaaagttaaagagAGTAAATAGAAAAACCGAGGTGTGGTGGACTGGCAGTTGCCTGATGTTGTTGGTAACATTGTCGTCTCTCCTCTCTTTAGCTCTTAAGGTATGATCTCACCAATTACTTCAATTtcccccaaattctagggttttatTACCCTAATTTAATTTGTTATTCTAATTAATTTCCCCAATTCTGCAATTACATGCATTAATCTAGACCTTAAGCATACTACGTTAGTTCAATTGTTGTTGTTGAATCTTGATCATGTCGAACGACGTCGGAGTGGATGAATCCGACGTCGTTTTAAGCGATGTAGAAGAAGATGAGAATCCGATTAAGTTATCGGAATCATCCTCGTCCGATTTCGTTTCTGCGGAGAAATTCCGCGAATTGCTTGCGGAATTCGATCGCGAGAAGAAGGCGAGAGTGGAGGCGGAGGGGGCGAGGACGGAATTTCAGAATTCGTTTAATCGTCTCAAGACGTTAACTCATGAGGCGATTAAGAAGCGAGATGAGAATGGGAGGCAGCGAGATGAGGCGGTTAGAGAGAAGGAGGAAGCTTTGAAGGATAATGAGAGGTTGAGGAGTGAGTTGGCCGAGGTGAATAAGGCGAAAGACGAGGTTTTGGATAGGTTGGAGGAGGTGGAGAAGGGGAAGGAGGGGGCGAGGGCGGAAATTGAGACTGCTGCTAAGATGTTAGTGACAGGGATTGAGAAAATATCAGGGAAAGTGAATCATGTTAAGAATTTTACAGGGACGGGGTTGCCTAGGTCGCAAAAGTACACGGGATTGGCTGCAGTGGCGTATGGGGTGATCAAGAGGACGAATGAGATTGTTGAGGAGGTGGTTAAGGCAATTGAGGTGGCTAATAAGGGGAGGAATGAGGCGAGAGAATTGGTTGAGCAGAGGAATTATGAGATTGCTATTGAGGTTTCTGAGCTTGAGGCGAGTATTGGTAGGTTGAGAGAGGAGGTGGCGGAGAAGAGTGGTAGAATTGAGGAGTTGGAGAAGTGTGTTGTTGAGAAGGATGGGAAGATTGGAGAGATTGAGGATGGTATGGTGGAGAGAATTGTTGAGGTGGAGAATGAGAGGGATGAGTTGAGGAAGATGGTGGATGATTACGAGAGTAGGGTTAGGGAATTGGAAATGAAAATGGAGGATCAAAGACCTTTGGTTGTTGAACagttgagtttcgtgtcaaggatTCATGATCATTTGTATAGTTTGATAAGAATTGTGGATGTTAGTAACGGGGATCAGGCGGACTTTGCCGAGTCTTTGTTTCTTCCTCAAGAGACAGGGTTGGAGGAGAATATACGAGCGGCATTGGCTGGGTTGGAATCAATATTTGAATTAAGTAGGATTGTTAGTGACAAGACTAAAGATGTGGTGGAGGAGAAAAGTCGAGCTGTGAAAAGCTTGAATGAAACTGTTGCTCGATTGTTCAGAGAGAAGGAACATGTGGGGGTATTGCTTAGAAGTGCCTTATCGAAGCGATTAACCTCAAACCCAGGTTCTAAAACAAATGCTGTTTTCCAAGTAGCGGAAAATGGCTTAAGAGAAGCAGGAATCGAGTTTAAGTTTGGTGCCTTTTTTGAGGATGGAAAATATGATGCATCACAAAGTGAAGAAGGCACCCAAGAGACTAAGGATGATGAGATATATGCTCTGGTAAACTGTTTTGACATAGTTAATATCCGTTTTAGTTTTCTTTCTGTTTTCTCGGCGGGTTCATTATAGAATTTATGTGCAGGCTGGTGCCTTGGAGGACATTATCAAAGATGCACAACTTCAGATAATCGAGCTTCAGCATTCAGTGGAGGAGCTAAGGTACATTCTTAAGTTGTTTAAATGTCGGTATTGCTATATGTTAATACATGTTGTGGATATAAATGTGGTTCCTTATACATATGGCATCTTCTTTGTTTCATGTCTCTTACTCCCTGGAAGGATTAGGTGGTGTGGGTTTAATGATTTCTTCCTTCTCATAGATACCTAGCATGAAAATTACCTTATAATCGCAAAATTGTGTTACGGCATATAGCCATATAGGGCATTTCAGCTGCACCTCAATGAAAGCGTCTTGCCAAGAGCCTTAAAAACTAATGTTGTGCCTCACCCTTATGTGCTTCAAGCATGCCTTTGCTAACACTGCTTGTAATACAAAATAGATCAGTGGCCCTCTTCCTCATCTTTGGGTTGAACGGTCATGCCCAACAAGGAAACATACTGTCCagcatcatttttcatatccCTGAATGGAGCATAAAATTTTTTGGGGCCTTGTAAATTGCTTGCTGCCCCCCGCCCTCCTTTTTCGCGGCTGTCCTTTGGTCTTTGTTTAGACTAGGAAGCAGACCCATTGTTACTGTTGCTCTAAGGAGCTTTTGTTCAGATGCTGTCTGAAGGTACTGTATATGGCTTACAAATACAAATAACTAAATTGTGGTTTATTTGATTTGGTTCGTTCTTGAGTTAAGGGCAGAGTCGAGTTTACTTAAAGATCGTTTGGAGTCTCAAGCCAAGGAGCTCAACCAGAGAAAGCACCGTATAGAGGAACTTGAACTGAAGGAACGGCAAGCGAATGAAGAGGTGACTTTTATGCTTTTTTACAGCCTCACTTGTTAGCTTTTCCGATTTACATTTCAAGGATTTAAGGCCGGCTGCTATAAGCTGACCAAAACTCAAGGCAGCTTTAATTTCTCGATCAATTAATGTGTTAATTCTTTGTTATTTTATTAACATGGATTCTTGCTTTCGACAAAAGAGCTAATGGTGGTTGTAGCTGCTGCTTGAAAATCAGTATTATTTATTAGCTGATCAAGCCAGTATCTTTAATATAGTCTTTCATTCTTGCTTTAGATTCAAGGGCTTATGATGGATATTGCTGCTGCTGAAGAGGAAATTACTAGATGGAAAGGGGCAGCAGAACAAGAAGCTGCAGCCGGAAGTGCTGTTGAGCAGGAATTTATCGCTCAGGTATCTTTGCTACTCAATATCATCCTTTATCCCGATGACGTTGTACCTCGTGGAAAAATAGATTGCATGTTGCTGCTCATTCCGGACATTATGTCAATCATCTGAATATTCAACTGCACCCGTGTTTTCTTGTGTTTTAGAAATAGAAACATTTTTTTTGGTGTATCTTATCGTCAAATAGGAGATCTTGGTTCTCTGTGAGGGGAGATGAAGTAGTTGATGTTTGAAGTTATGTCTGTATCTGTATGCTTAGCCATCCCCGAATGCTTGATCCTGGAGACTTGGGCTTTTCTGAACGTAGCTAGTGTATTTAGCATTTGAGCTCTTAGTAATTGACTCTGATTAGAATTTACTCTTGCTTCAGGTCACCTTCATCCATTTTTCAGACAcagatttaaaatttaaaatgcgTAAACTCACTAGCTTCAATGAGTCCACTAAGAATTGATGTTCAATTCTTTTTCTCCCCATCTTTAGGTGGCCACAAGTCCGTAACCTAGACCAAATAAATTACGTTATACAATCCCCATCCTCTAGAACAGTGGGTAAACATCTTTGACTTGTTGTGCACAGTAGATTCAATGCAATTGATACACAAATACTAGTATTATGTCGTGTTTAATGTCTATTTTCGAGATCCACAAATGTAGCTGTGCATTTTGACATTATGGATGTAGAGTATGTCACTTTCCTTTCTTAAACATCTCACTTAGTGACATGACATCTTTTATTGGCTTTGTAATATAATGAGATCATGCAAATTGTTTCGCTAAACTGTCTGTACTTTTGCACTATTATGCTTTGATAAAGTAGTCAGTCGAGGCGCTTATGAGATGCAATGTTATCAGTCGATTTTTTATTTGCATAAAGTAACAATGGCTTTCTATCTATGATGGTAGATCTCTTCCCTCAAGCAAGAAGTTGAGGAGGCAAAAAAAGCAATGGTAGAATCCTCGAAAAAACTCAAATTTAAAGAGgaaacagcagcagcagcaatggCTGCAAGAGAGGCAGCTGAAAAATCATTAAGGTTAGCAGACATTCGAGCCACAAGGTTAAGGGATAGAGTCGAAGAGCTGACTCATCAGCTCGAAAGTTTAGATAAACGAGCTGATGGTATGACTCGTTCCCGGCCTCGATATGCGTGCTGGCCTTGGGAGTGGCTTGGGATAGATTTTGTTGGCCATCAGCGACAAATAGAGCCACCAGAACAGCAGAACTCTAATGAAATGGAGCTCTCTGAACCCCTTTTGTGATTTATACTTGTTTTTTCCGCTTTCTTTCGGGTTTTGCTTCTTTCTAGTTTGTCATTTTACTGGTTGTATACAAGAAGATTGTAgctttatatttatttatttttataaatgTGTACAGTCTTTCTTACTATATAAACTAGAAAAGTTCAAACTTCTCGAACATTGTTTAGATATCGACTTATCCGATTCCAATGGAGTTTCCACTTTTGATTAGATCTAGAATATTGATGTATGTTGACTTCTTGAGGATATTTGATCGTCTTCTGGAATCAAgcttatttattcatttgttattAAAGAGAGATATATCATGTATGTTTGTTTTAAACAGTTATACGAGAGGACCGGTTTTGAAGCTTGTGATTTGAACCAGGTAATGGATGGCCACCATTAAGTTTACTTGGCTATGCCAGATTATTTTTTATCAGCAACTTTGTTACATGATCTTAGTTTTTATTGGAATAAAATGCACTTTTTTTTAAGGGGCGTTCTTGATGTAGGGCTTCTGAGAGACGGTTTTACTAAGAGACAAATTTACAATTTTGAGTAATAAGGGTTCCAAAAATAATCTAAACTGGCATATTGACAAAAATGGTCAGAGACTATTAAAATAGGCACGTTTATCTTGATGACATGAACCAAATGAAAGAGTTACGATTAAAAATAAAAGGAATATAAATGATACATAGTGAGGTACGAAAGAGACGGTGTCTCAGTAACTTGAGTGACTTAATTGCTCTATACATGTTGGATCACTAggtgaaatatatatatatagaatttttgttaatttattctagTATTAGAACATCTCAAGGATTCTCACAATATTTCGTTATCTCATATGACCAAAATATATGGTAAAATACATATTCTTAGACAAAACTTTGCAAATAAAAAAAGAAGGGTTTTTCccaagaaagaaacaaaaaaataACAACATACGCCCTACATATGTACATGGTATACTTCAGAATTCACAGGTATGTCCTTGGTCTCTTCTTATTCATCAGTTGATTTTTATATCCGACATGATATGTCGGcttgagacggttttatacaagAATTATATTTATCTGCGTTTTCAGTTCAGAACTTATGTAGTTTGAACTACTTTTTGTATATCCTTCTGAATATTGAGCCATCTAGTAGTTAGTACTATGTGGCAACCCGTATTGATTCCGCTGAACCTTTCCTCGTCTTTGGTATCAGAATTATTGTACAAAACTTATGTTCACGACACCACATACGCTACCCCTGAAGCCGTATTCATTCATGTTTAGTTAATTCAATCTCGTAAATAAATTTGTTTCTTCTAGTTCTTGTGCAGTTGCGTCCTGCGAGTAATTAAGTTATGGCGACAAAATCGTTGCCTCCTCTTAAATCATGCCACAACAAGGTATTGTTTTCATCTCTTGGCTTCCGCTGATGTTTGGCACTTGCTACATAAGAATTATTTCCAAAAATGGGCCTCATTCCAAACTATTTACACggaatgggtccacgtcatcacttttaggggtcgtttggttcactaCTTAGGAATGGAATGAATTGGAATGAGAAACCATGGGAGTATGGGGTTCTAATTCCATACATTTCAAAACATGTTTGGttcattagaaaaataaacatgaaggaatggagtttgaattcATAGGGAGGAGGTGgatatgggattccaaggggttggggtggaatgagaatccatcaagattctaactccattccaaaataccccaaccaaacactagaatgggtagaatccattccattccattccaaacctctcaaccaaacacccccttaattttttttttccagatttccCAACCTCTCGACATATGAAATAGCGGgtagtatttttttttatttcacaaCATCTCGCTACTTGGAATATCCAGAAGCTACAACACAAATACCAATAAAAAAATACTTTGGCTTAGAACgccatttaagaaaaaaaaatcgcTACATAACTTCCTGTTTCCTTGCTCTGCTCTGATTTTTGTGAAGTTTTTAGGGCGAAGTTCAGCCAGATGATCGTTTCAGTGAGCTGCCTGAAGAAATTTTGTTGTCAATAATTTCTTCTTTAACAAAGAAAGAAGTTGCAAGATTTAGTCTTGTTTCCCGGCGATGTGAATTCATAAGGCGATATGTTCCGTTCTTGATCTTCAAAGATCACCAAGCTATGAAAAAGATTGGGAAAAGTGGGAAAGCAATTGATGAAGTAAGAGCCGAGTTTGTAAGGAGGGTTGATCGTGTACTCGGAAAGCATTTGGGGACAACTATAGATGAACTCCGAATCACTTTTGATTTGGACCAAAGTTGGCAAGATTATGTCGATGAGTGGGCGGCTTTTGCACTCGATAAACAAGTTAAAAGCCTTGAGCTCAATTTTTCATCAGTTTGGATCGACAGTGTCGACTCTCTTGCTCTGCCACCTAAGTTCACCGGCTTTAAGTCTTTTCTAACGTCTCTTTGTCTTAGATACGTCAATGTCACAGATGAATTCGTTGATTACCTCTCCCATTCTTGCCCACTCCTAGAGATGTTGTGCATCGAAGGATCGAGATGTCTAACTAGAGTAACCGGTTCATTACAAGTAAAACAGTTAGACATCTCTCACTGCAAGTAAAGAGAGAAGGAGCATCCACTATGTGTACCTCAATAGCAAGTACGCTATAAAGTATCAAGAAATTAACGGAAACCTCTTATCCGTCTTAGGAGCATGGAGGTTCcgtttggcaagacatttcaggAACCTGATTtagtcaaagtagcttatttgaccaaaattttaggtaccttatttttttgtaagcgtttggtaagtaa from Silene latifolia isolate original U9 population chromosome 2, ASM4854445v1, whole genome shotgun sequence encodes the following:
- the LOC141644377 gene encoding uncharacterized protein LOC141644377, with the protein product MSNDVGVDESDVVLSDVEEDENPIKLSESSSSDFVSAEKFRELLAEFDREKKARVEAEGARTEFQNSFNRLKTLTHEAIKKRDENGRQRDEAVREKEEALKDNERLRSELAEVNKAKDEVLDRLEEVEKGKEGARAEIETAAKMLVTGIEKISGKVNHVKNFTGTGLPRSQKYTGLAAVAYGVIKRTNEIVEEVVKAIEVANKGRNEARELVEQRNYEIAIEVSELEASIGRLREEVAEKSGRIEELEKCVVEKDGKIGEIEDGMVERIVEVENERDELRKMVDDYESRVRELEMKMEDQRPLVVEQLSFVSRIHDHLYSLIRIVDVSNGDQADFAESLFLPQETGLEENIRAALAGLESIFELSRIVSDKTKDVVEEKSRAVKSLNETVARLFREKEHVGVLLRSALSKRLTSNPGSKTNAVFQVAENGLREAGIEFKFGAFFEDGKYDASQSEEGTQETKDDEIYALAGALEDIIKDAQLQIIELQHSVEELRAESSLLKDRLESQAKELNQRKHRIEELELKERQANEEIQGLMMDIAAAEEEITRWKGAAEQEAAAGSAVEQEFIAQISSLKQEVEEAKKAMVESSKKLKFKEETAAAAMAAREAAEKSLRLADIRATRLRDRVEELTHQLESLDKRADGMTRSRPRYACWPWEWLGIDFVGHQRQIEPPEQQNSNEMELSEPLL